In bacterium, the following proteins share a genomic window:
- a CDS encoding PilT/PilU family type 4a pilus ATPase yields MAQLDRLFDSMLNAGASDLHLAENHVPKIRLHGKIMPVPNAGPIDGPTLTAMMKELCLPNFWQEFIDTGDLDFAYGHGSKARFRANYHRNFNGVGAVFRTIPSRILTLQQLRVPSVLESFGHFNSGLVLVTGPTGSGKSTTLAAIIDSINANYARHIVTIEEPIEFVHAPKKSTIVQREVGIHAHSFADALRSATRQDLDVILVGEMRDLETISLAVTAAETGTLVFGTLHTNSAIKTIDRIIDVFPADQQTQIRSMLAVSLRAVCAQLLLRTNDGSGRRAANEILLQTRAVSNYIREGKTNQINQIIMSSRQVGMQLMDDAIEDYLREGIVSPQEAYMKALDKDRFRRYMRAELP; encoded by the coding sequence ATGGCGCAACTGGACAGACTCTTTGATTCGATGCTGAACGCAGGCGCATCCGACTTGCACCTGGCGGAGAATCACGTTCCGAAGATCCGGCTGCACGGCAAGATCATGCCGGTTCCAAACGCCGGCCCCATCGACGGTCCAACACTGACGGCGATGATGAAGGAACTTTGCCTCCCGAATTTCTGGCAGGAGTTTATCGACACGGGCGACCTGGATTTTGCCTACGGCCACGGCTCGAAAGCGCGTTTCCGTGCAAACTATCACCGCAACTTCAACGGCGTCGGCGCTGTATTCCGCACAATCCCGTCGCGCATTCTCACCCTTCAGCAGTTGCGCGTTCCGTCGGTGCTCGAGTCGTTCGGACACTTCAATTCCGGGCTGGTTCTGGTAACGGGACCGACGGGTAGCGGCAAGTCGACGACGCTGGCCGCCATTATCGATTCGATCAATGCAAACTACGCTCGCCACATCGTAACGATCGAGGAGCCGATCGAGTTCGTTCACGCGCCAAAGAAATCCACGATCGTGCAACGCGAAGTCGGTATTCACGCGCATTCGTTCGCGGACGCGTTGCGCAGCGCAACCCGCCAGGACCTGGACGTTATTCTGGTCGGCGAGATGCGCGATCTGGAAACGATCAGCCTTGCTGTGACGGCTGCTGAAACGGGAACGCTGGTTTTCGGAACGCTGCACACGAATAGCGCGATCAAGACGATCGATCGCATCATCGATGTCTTCCCGGCGGATCAGCAAACTCAGATTCGTTCGATGCTCGCGGTGTCGTTGCGGGCCGTGTGCGCGCAGTTGCTGCTGCGGACAAACGATGGTTCCGGCCGACGCGCCGCGAACGAGATTCTGCTGCAAACACGGGCCGTTTCAAACTACATCCGCGAAGGCAAAACGAACCAGATCAACCAGATCATCATGTCCAGCCGCCAGGTCGGCATGCAACTCATGGACGACGCCATCGAGGACTACCTGCGCGAAGGCATTGTCAGCCCGCAGGAAGCTTACATGAAGGCGCTCGACAAGGATCGCTTCCGCCGCTACATGCGCGCGGAACTGCCGTAA
- a CDS encoding VCBS repeat-containing protein, translated as MTPTNGFRISAWMSIFLLAALAFSTGAQAQVFDGSSAPFAGSLNVPRDFDLADIDGDGQEDVIGAYFGSFTVAWFKSDNATTPTLTPHTITDSLFGPVWVSAGDLDGDNDTDVAAAAFDGGRLVWYENSNGGMTWTEHVLLTGLDGPKFIYCYNMDGDDDLDLIATIRNTNEVIWFENRLSTNGTFVQDDVTSSLLAPQSAWPADLSGDGRPDLVVPGFGSNAVAWFEAPATDGGTWTRHDVDLAAGGVRDLRVVDIDGDHDDDILAALISDQEILWYENNGSAGGWAPHTIIPSYDGAASVSAADVDGDGDLDVASTAAFVDLVTWHENTNGDASTWAHHTLSDAWDFPLFVKFGDVDADGDPDLLSASNDDSVSALYVNRSPLVAFDSIDPQQPIAGDNIDPHAYTDTRNIVLGLGSATGNHLDLLYASADDFATSLSAPYYGQPNTPLVLPDADGPHVVSVRLSNLGWVGPATTDTITLDRVPPATQVTGPFSPVTQTSPVITFTYNASDETTSVHAVQLYYRRADQTPLGAFQPYGTPQSNTGTIDFDASSVVDGDDGLYHFQTIGTDPVGNTEALNANGDITIEFRWVRGGWMAY; from the coding sequence ATGACCCCGACAAACGGTTTTCGCATCTCAGCCTGGATGAGCATCTTCCTGCTGGCTGCACTTGCATTCTCTACCGGCGCCCAGGCGCAGGTCTTCGACGGCAGTTCCGCCCCTTTCGCGGGATCGCTGAACGTGCCGCGCGACTTTGACCTCGCAGATATCGATGGCGATGGACAGGAAGACGTCATTGGTGCGTACTTCGGCTCGTTCACGGTCGCCTGGTTCAAGAGCGACAACGCGACGACGCCCACGCTGACTCCGCACACGATCACCGACTCGCTGTTCGGCCCGGTCTGGGTCAGCGCGGGTGACCTCGACGGCGACAATGACACTGACGTCGCCGCCGCGGCCTTCGATGGCGGGCGCCTCGTCTGGTACGAGAATTCGAACGGTGGAATGACCTGGACGGAGCACGTCCTGCTAACCGGCCTGGACGGTCCTAAGTTCATCTACTGCTACAACATGGATGGCGATGACGACCTCGACCTGATCGCAACGATTCGAAACACCAACGAGGTCATCTGGTTCGAGAATCGCCTTTCGACAAACGGAACCTTTGTGCAGGACGATGTGACTTCGTCGCTTCTGGCACCGCAATCGGCCTGGCCGGCGGATCTGAGCGGCGATGGCCGCCCGGATCTTGTCGTTCCCGGATTCGGTAGCAATGCGGTGGCATGGTTCGAAGCACCTGCAACGGATGGCGGAACGTGGACTCGCCATGACGTCGATCTGGCCGCCGGCGGAGTGCGAGATCTGCGCGTGGTCGACATCGACGGAGATCATGACGACGATATCCTGGCCGCTCTGATCAGCGATCAGGAAATCCTCTGGTACGAAAACAACGGTTCGGCCGGCGGATGGGCTCCACACACAATTATCCCAAGCTACGATGGCGCTGCGTCTGTCTCTGCGGCAGACGTGGATGGCGATGGCGACTTGGATGTGGCTTCGACGGCAGCCTTTGTGGACCTGGTTACGTGGCACGAGAACACCAACGGCGACGCATCCACATGGGCGCATCACACATTGTCGGACGCGTGGGACTTCCCGCTCTTCGTGAAGTTTGGGGACGTGGATGCCGATGGCGATCCGGATCTGCTGTCAGCTTCGAACGACGATAGCGTTTCCGCGTTATACGTGAATCGTTCGCCGCTTGTCGCATTCGATTCCATTGACCCGCAACAGCCGATCGCCGGCGACAACATCGACCCGCACGCGTACACCGACACCCGCAACATCGTGCTCGGCCTGGGCTCCGCGACTGGCAACCACCTCGATCTCCTTTACGCCTCTGCCGATGACTTCGCAACGTCGCTGAGCGCACCCTACTACGGTCAGCCGAATACTCCACTCGTACTGCCCGACGCGGACGGACCCCACGTGGTTTCTGTGCGACTTTCGAATCTGGGATGGGTTGGTCCCGCGACAACGGACACCATCACGCTCGATCGCGTTCCACCGGCGACTCAGGTCACCGGTCCATTCTCGCCGGTGACACAGACCTCGCCAGTGATCACGTTCACCTACAACGCCAGCGACGAAACCACCAGCGTCCATGCGGTGCAGTTGTACTACCGCCGTGCTGACCAGACGCCGTTGGGCGCATTCCAGCCCTACGGGACGCCGCAGTCGAACACGGGAACGATCGACTTCGATGCGAGCTCCGTCGTCGACGGCGACGATGGGCTTTACCACTTCCAGACGATCGGGACAGATCCGGTCGGTAACACCGAAGCGCTGAACGCCAACGGCGATATCACGATCGAGTTCCGTTGGGTGCGCGGAGGTTGGATGGCCTATTGA
- a CDS encoding PilT/PilU family type 4a pilus ATPase — protein MLRLARHWGCSDLHLSAGRPPFVRLNGQIRYMEMDPLTPEKSKELNFSLLSEEQRQKAEKDLSLDYALDIPRVGRHRCNVYNQRLGWDGAYRIIPHKIPTFEELGLPPPLKMLTEYPQGLVLVTGPASSGKTTSIAAMLDLVNQNRDEHIITIEDPIEFVHSSKNCHVTQRQVGSHSESFGSALRASLREDPDILLVGEMRDLETISIAITAAETGHLVFGTLHTGSAPRTVSRILDVFPSNQQAQIAVMVSESLRGVVSQQLIPRRDAQGLVLAMEILLVTSAVSALIRDLKFHQLLSVMQSGRRLGMQTMDDSLMELLKRGYITGFEAYRRSDNKAAFEQYRNQT, from the coding sequence ATGCTTCGGCTGGCGCGACATTGGGGCTGCTCCGATCTGCATCTCTCCGCGGGGCGACCGCCATTCGTTCGATTGAACGGCCAGATTCGCTACATGGAGATGGATCCGCTGACGCCGGAGAAGTCGAAGGAGCTGAACTTCTCGCTGTTGAGCGAAGAGCAACGCCAAAAGGCAGAGAAGGATTTGTCGCTGGACTACGCGCTGGATATTCCGCGCGTGGGCCGACATCGCTGCAATGTGTACAATCAGCGCCTCGGTTGGGACGGAGCCTATCGCATCATCCCTCACAAGATCCCGACGTTTGAAGAGTTGGGCCTGCCACCGCCGCTGAAGATGTTGACGGAGTACCCGCAGGGCCTGGTGCTTGTGACCGGACCGGCGAGTTCCGGAAAGACCACATCGATCGCGGCGATGCTGGACCTGGTGAATCAGAATCGCGATGAGCACATTATCACCATCGAAGATCCGATCGAGTTCGTACATTCTTCAAAGAACTGCCATGTGACGCAGCGCCAGGTGGGATCGCACTCGGAGTCGTTCGGCTCTGCATTGCGGGCGTCGCTGCGCGAAGATCCGGACATTCTGCTGGTCGGTGAGATGCGCGATCTGGAAACGATCTCCATCGCGATCACGGCCGCAGAAACCGGGCACCTCGTATTCGGAACGCTGCATACTGGAAGTGCTCCACGCACGGTCAGCCGCATTCTGGATGTCTTCCCGTCGAACCAGCAGGCGCAGATCGCCGTGATGGTCAGCGAATCCCTTCGCGGCGTTGTCAGCCAGCAGTTGATCCCTCGTCGCGATGCGCAGGGCCTTGTGTTGGCGATGGAGATTCTGCTGGTCACGTCGGCCGTGTCGGCGTTGATCCGAGACTTGAAGTTCCACCAATTGTTGAGCGTCATGCAATCCGGCAGGCGACTCGGCATGCAGACGATGGACGATTCGTTGATGGAGTTGTTGAAGCGCGGATACATCACGGGCTTCGAAGCGTACCGGCGCTCGGATAACAAGGCAGCCTTCGAACAGTACAGGAACCAGACGTAA
- the serC gene encoding 3-phosphoserine/phosphohydroxythreonine transaminase, producing the protein METAIKRAVNFSAGPAVLPVEVLEEARENLLSLGDTGIGIMEHSHRGKPFMAVIEQAEADCRDLLNLSDDFAVLFLQGGASSQFFMAPMNFLGGGTANYIDTGSWSAKAIKEAKLYGTAHIAASSKEDNYTHIPKEANYADGAKYTHFTSNNTIAGTQWKSEPEGSSAPLICDASSDMMCRPLDMSKYGMIYAGAQKNLGPSGVTLVIIRKDLAETGPKDIPTMLQYRTHIDKGSMYNTPSTFGIYIMGLVFKWLKNNGGLSAIFEHNKKKAGILYDCLDGSDFFKTPVQKDSRSLMNVVWRLPSEDLEKQMIAEADAAGFKTLKGHRSVGGLRASIYNAMPIEGVQGLVEFLKDFEKKNG; encoded by the coding sequence ATGGAAACCGCTATCAAACGGGCCGTCAACTTCAGCGCCGGTCCCGCCGTTCTGCCCGTCGAGGTCCTGGAGGAAGCCCGCGAGAACCTTCTTTCGCTCGGCGATACGGGAATCGGCATCATGGAGCATTCCCACCGCGGCAAGCCGTTCATGGCTGTCATCGAGCAGGCCGAGGCGGACTGCCGTGACTTGCTGAATCTGAGCGACGATTTTGCCGTTCTCTTCCTCCAGGGGGGAGCAAGCAGCCAGTTCTTCATGGCTCCGATGAACTTCCTGGGAGGGGGCACGGCGAACTACATCGATACCGGAAGCTGGTCTGCCAAGGCCATCAAGGAAGCCAAGCTGTACGGTACCGCCCACATCGCCGCCAGCAGCAAGGAAGACAATTACACCCACATTCCGAAGGAAGCGAACTACGCGGACGGCGCGAAGTACACGCACTTCACGTCGAACAACACGATCGCCGGCACGCAGTGGAAGAGCGAGCCGGAGGGATCCTCTGCGCCGCTGATCTGCGATGCCAGCTCGGACATGATGTGCCGCCCTCTGGACATGTCGAAGTACGGCATGATCTACGCCGGCGCGCAGAAAAACTTGGGCCCATCGGGCGTTACACTCGTCATCATCCGCAAGGACCTGGCCGAGACCGGCCCGAAGGACATCCCCACGATGTTGCAGTACCGCACGCACATCGACAAGGGCAGCATGTACAACACGCCGTCGACCTTCGGCATCTACATCATGGGCCTCGTCTTCAAGTGGCTGAAGAACAACGGCGGCCTGTCGGCGATCTTCGAACACAACAAGAAGAAGGCCGGAATTCTGTACGATTGCCTGGATGGCAGCGACTTCTTCAAGACGCCGGTGCAGAAGGACAGCCGCTCGCTGATGAACGTCGTGTGGCGCCTGCCGAGCGAAGACCTCGAGAAGCAGATGATCGCCGAGGCGGATGCCGCCGGCTTCAAGACGCTGAAGGGGCACCGCTCCGTCGGCGGCCTGCGCGCCAGCATCTACAACGCCATGCCGATCGAAGGCGTTCAGGGCCTTGTCGAGTTCCTGAAGGACTTCGAGAAGAAGAACGGCTGA